A genome region from Dickeya chrysanthemi NCPPB 402 includes the following:
- a CDS encoding putative bifunctional diguanylate cyclase/phosphodiesterase, which yields MMTGSAWNSESLFQAILDRCPVGIAVINYDGSYVTVNPAYGAIYGYAQEEMAGRSFTMVFPESARESVLARHRQFLDEGGTLGGEWTVMRRDGVILTIWSESVPFAQHGHRADRLVYVLDITERQKAREQMKIAAAVYESTQEAIIVINTSRSIISINPAFTRLTGYSAADVVGQPSYIFRSDRHDADFYTAMWRTVDEDGVWVGEMWDHKKDGSDYLKEITINVIKDSAGTPINYVGVFSDITQRKKQEELIWRQANYDAVTTLPNRHHFQDKLERAVEHAKQSGHPMALMLIDLDHFKSVNDSLGHRAGDALLLAVSNRLTDCVQGADTIARLGGDEFAIILTDLHQNGDSGCLARILLAQLAQPFNIDGESMLVSASIGIALFPNDSDTLEELFKNADQAMYAAKSAGRNCFNYYTPALHQAARARLRLTNDLRTAIQCGQFEVYYQPIIELSTNKVVKAEALVRWRHPILGMISPAEFIPLAEDTGLIVPLGDWVARQAITQLAQWRKIFDPHFQVAINQSPVQLRSKDFTEMTWVQELAQHGLEGNAVIIEITEGLLLNAESRVNDNLHLFRDTGIQIAIDDFGTGYSSLAYLRKFDIDCLKIDRSFVEDLDGVGFELCVAIIAMAHSLGLKVVAEGVETQQQCDTLARIGCDYAQGFLFSRPVPAPELTIRLLAAAEPSVMKSE from the coding sequence ATGATGACAGGTTCTGCATGGAATTCAGAAAGTCTGTTTCAGGCCATCCTTGACCGCTGCCCAGTGGGCATCGCCGTTATCAATTACGACGGAAGCTATGTCACCGTCAATCCGGCGTATGGCGCCATCTATGGTTATGCCCAGGAGGAAATGGCAGGCCGTTCTTTTACCATGGTTTTTCCTGAGTCCGCCCGCGAGTCCGTACTCGCCCGCCATCGGCAGTTTCTGGATGAAGGCGGTACGCTGGGCGGGGAATGGACCGTGATGCGTCGTGATGGTGTCATCCTGACCATTTGGTCGGAATCCGTCCCCTTCGCGCAGCATGGGCACAGAGCCGACCGACTGGTGTATGTCCTCGATATTACCGAGCGCCAGAAAGCACGCGAACAGATGAAGATTGCCGCCGCCGTCTATGAGAGCACGCAGGAAGCCATCATCGTCATCAATACCAGCCGTAGCATTATTTCCATTAACCCGGCTTTTACCCGCCTGACCGGATATAGCGCGGCCGATGTCGTGGGGCAACCATCATACATATTTCGTTCGGACCGACACGACGCCGATTTCTATACCGCCATGTGGCGTACTGTTGATGAAGACGGAGTGTGGGTAGGTGAAATGTGGGATCACAAAAAAGACGGCAGCGACTACCTCAAGGAAATAACGATCAATGTGATCAAAGACTCGGCAGGCACACCCATAAATTATGTCGGCGTATTTTCCGATATCACCCAGCGCAAAAAGCAAGAAGAGCTGATTTGGCGGCAAGCCAACTATGACGCGGTTACCACCTTGCCGAACCGGCATCACTTTCAGGATAAGCTTGAGCGGGCGGTTGAGCACGCCAAACAGAGCGGCCACCCAATGGCGCTGATGTTGATAGACCTCGACCACTTCAAATCGGTCAACGACAGCCTGGGACATCGCGCCGGCGATGCGCTGTTGCTTGCGGTGTCGAACCGCCTTACCGACTGTGTGCAAGGAGCCGATACCATCGCCCGTCTGGGGGGAGACGAATTCGCCATTATCCTGACCGATCTGCACCAAAACGGCGATAGTGGATGCCTGGCCAGAATACTGCTCGCACAGTTGGCGCAACCGTTCAATATCGACGGAGAAAGTATGCTGGTTTCAGCCAGCATCGGTATTGCCCTCTTCCCCAACGATAGCGATACGCTGGAAGAGCTGTTCAAAAATGCCGATCAGGCGATGTATGCCGCCAAGAGCGCCGGGCGTAACTGCTTCAATTACTATACGCCGGCCTTGCATCAGGCTGCGCGCGCCCGTTTACGCCTGACCAACGATCTGCGCACCGCAATCCAGTGCGGTCAGTTCGAGGTTTACTACCAACCTATCATCGAGCTGAGCACCAATAAAGTGGTCAAGGCCGAAGCGCTGGTGCGCTGGCGTCATCCCATCCTCGGCATGATAAGCCCGGCGGAGTTTATCCCTCTTGCCGAGGATACCGGGCTCATCGTTCCGCTCGGCGACTGGGTTGCGCGGCAGGCCATTACCCAACTGGCGCAGTGGCGCAAAATCTTCGATCCACATTTTCAGGTCGCCATCAACCAGTCGCCGGTGCAACTGCGCAGCAAAGACTTTACGGAAATGACCTGGGTACAGGAGCTGGCCCAACACGGATTAGAGGGCAACGCCGTGATCATCGAAATCACCGAAGGATTGCTGCTGAATGCAGAATCGCGGGTGAACGACAACCTGCACCTGTTCCGTGATACCGGGATACAAATCGCCATTGATGATTTCGGCACCGGCTATTCATCACTCGCCTACCTGAGGAAATTCGACATTGATTGCCTGAAAATAGATCGCTCCTTCGTCGAAGATCTGGATGGCGTCGGGTTTGAGTTGTGCGTAGCGATTATCGCAATGGCGCACAGCCTTGGCCTCAAAGTGGTGGCCGAAGGGGTCGAAACCCAACAGCAGTGTGACACCCTCGCCCGTATCGGGTGCGACTATGCGCAAGGGTTCCTGTTTTCACGCCCGGTTCCTGCCCCGGAGTTGACGATACGACTGCTCGCCGCGGCCGAACCCTCCGTGATGAAATCAGAGTAA
- the hemW gene encoding radical SAM family heme chaperone HemW: MLNLPPLSLYIHIPWCVQKCPYCDFNSHALKGEVPHDDYVAHLLADLDADLPLASGRPLHSIFIGGGTPSLLSAEAMQQLLDGVRARLPLAPEAEITMEANPGTVEADRFSGYQQAGINRISIGVQSFSPDKLTRLGRIHGPEEAKRAAALAAGLGLRSFNLDLMHGLPEQSLDEALDDLRQAIALNPPHLSWYQLTIEPNTLFGSRPPVLPDDDALWDIFEQGHRLLSNAGYQQYETSAYAKPGYQCQHNLNYWRFGDYLGIGCGAHGKLTFADGNIVRTVKTRHPRGYMQGNYLQQRSEVERAERPFEFFMNRFRLLEPAPRADFTAYTGLPESAVRAQIDAALAQGYLTETAQHWQVTEHGKLFLNSLLELFLVEE, encoded by the coding sequence ATGCTTAATCTGCCGCCGCTCAGCCTGTACATCCACATTCCCTGGTGCGTGCAGAAGTGCCCTTATTGCGACTTCAACTCCCACGCGCTGAAAGGCGAGGTGCCGCACGACGACTACGTGGCGCACCTGCTGGCGGATCTGGACGCCGACCTGCCGCTGGCGAGCGGCCGCCCGCTGCACAGCATTTTTATCGGCGGCGGCACACCGAGCCTGCTTAGCGCCGAGGCGATGCAACAGTTGCTGGACGGGGTGCGGGCGCGATTGCCGCTGGCGCCGGAGGCGGAAATCACCATGGAGGCCAACCCCGGTACAGTAGAGGCCGACCGGTTTAGCGGCTACCAGCAGGCGGGGATTAACCGGATTTCCATCGGCGTGCAGAGCTTCAGCCCGGATAAGCTAACGCGCTTAGGCCGCATCCACGGCCCGGAAGAGGCCAAGCGCGCCGCCGCGCTGGCGGCCGGTCTGGGGCTGCGCAGCTTCAATCTGGATTTGATGCACGGCCTGCCGGAGCAATCGCTGGACGAGGCGCTGGACGACCTGCGCCAGGCGATCGCGCTCAACCCGCCGCACTTGTCCTGGTATCAGTTGACCATCGAGCCGAATACGCTATTTGGCTCGCGGCCGCCGGTGCTGCCGGACGATGACGCGCTGTGGGATATTTTCGAACAAGGCCACCGGTTGCTGAGCAACGCCGGATATCAGCAGTATGAAACCTCGGCCTACGCCAAACCGGGTTACCAGTGCCAGCACAATCTTAACTACTGGCGCTTCGGCGACTATCTGGGCATCGGCTGCGGCGCGCACGGCAAACTCACCTTCGCCGACGGCAATATCGTGCGCACGGTAAAAACCCGTCACCCACGCGGCTATATGCAGGGGAATTACCTGCAACAACGCAGCGAAGTGGAGAGAGCCGAGCGGCCGTTCGAGTTCTTCATGAATCGTTTTCGGTTGCTGGAACCCGCACCGCGTGCTGATTTCACCGCCTACACCGGTCTGCCGGAAAGTGCCGTCAGAGCGCAGATAGACGCTGCGCTGGCGCAAGGCTACCTGACGGAAACCGCTCAACACTGGCAAGTGACCGAGCACGGCAAACTGTTTCTTAACTCGCTGCTGGAGCTATTTCTGGTGGAAGAGTGA
- the codA gene encoding cytosine deaminase — translation MKIINAALRRQPGRYTLQLHDGLIAAIDAQPGMLPTPTTPDVIDAAGRLVIPPLVEPHIHLDAVLTAGEPAWNMSGTLFEGIERWSQRKATITHEDTRRRAQTAIGMLRDHGIQHVRTHVDVTDPSLAALEAMLEVKNEAKALIDLQIVAFPQEGIESYPEGRRLMERAVALGADVVGGIPHFENTREQGVSSIKFLMDLAERTGCLVDVHCDETDDPNSRFLEVLAEEARVREMGARVTASHTVAMGSYDNAYCSKLFRLLRRSGISFVSCPTESIHLQGRFDTFPKRRGVTRVAELDRAGMNVCFGQDSIQDPWYPLGNGNILRILDAGLHICHMMGYQDLQRCLDFVTDNSATALHLGDRYGIAVGRPANLLILDAENDYDAVQRQAKARLSIRHGRIIMQRDPECVRYPDAQP, via the coding sequence ATGAAGATTATCAACGCCGCATTACGTCGTCAGCCCGGGCGCTACACGCTACAACTTCACGACGGCCTGATTGCGGCGATAGATGCCCAGCCCGGCATGTTGCCGACACCGACGACGCCAGACGTGATCGACGCCGCCGGGCGGCTGGTTATCCCACCGCTGGTGGAGCCGCATATTCATCTGGATGCGGTCCTGACCGCAGGCGAGCCGGCATGGAACATGAGCGGCACGCTGTTTGAAGGCATCGAACGCTGGAGCCAGCGCAAGGCGACCATCACACATGAAGATACGCGTCGTCGGGCACAGACGGCGATCGGTATGCTGCGCGACCACGGTATCCAACATGTTCGCACCCACGTTGATGTCACCGATCCGTCGCTGGCGGCGCTGGAAGCGATGCTGGAAGTCAAAAACGAAGCGAAGGCGCTGATCGACCTGCAAATCGTCGCCTTCCCGCAGGAAGGTATCGAATCTTATCCGGAAGGCCGCCGCTTGATGGAGCGTGCCGTCGCACTCGGTGCCGATGTGGTCGGCGGCATTCCTCATTTCGAAAATACCCGCGAACAGGGCGTCAGCTCGATAAAATTCCTGATGGACTTAGCAGAGCGAACCGGTTGTCTGGTTGACGTACACTGCGACGAAACCGACGACCCCAACTCGCGTTTTCTGGAAGTCTTGGCGGAAGAGGCGCGGGTGAGAGAAATGGGCGCGCGCGTCACCGCCAGCCATACCGTCGCGATGGGCTCGTATGACAACGCTTACTGCTCGAAACTGTTCCGTTTGCTGCGGCGCTCCGGCATCAGTTTCGTGTCGTGCCCGACCGAAAGCATCCATCTGCAAGGGCGCTTCGATACCTTTCCCAAACGCCGCGGCGTTACCCGGGTCGCTGAACTGGACCGTGCCGGTATGAACGTTTGTTTCGGGCAGGACTCCATCCAGGACCCCTGGTATCCGCTCGGCAACGGCAACATCCTGCGCATTCTTGACGCCGGGCTGCATATTTGCCACATGATGGGGTATCAGGATCTGCAACGTTGCCTCGATTTTGTGACCGACAATAGCGCCACAGCACTGCATCTGGGTGATCGTTACGGCATCGCGGTCGGCCGCCCGGCTAACCTGTTGATTCTGGACGCAGAAAACGACTACGACGCGGTGCAACGTCAGGCCAAAGCCCGGTTGTCGATTCGCCATGGCCGCATCATCATGCAACGCGACCCCGAATGCGTGCGTTATCCCGACGCTCAACCGTAA
- a CDS encoding type IV pilus twitching motility protein PilT has protein sequence MDVSEWVNASVKQNVSDLHLCSGHPPVWRIDGQLVTDVTRPPLQHAELEQWCQHWLDPACEQQLQQYGQTDCALTLPGGQRLRANLFMQRHGLSAALRLIPSQQPDLPALGAPPVVAELVDRDDGLILVTGATGSGKSTTLAAMIAVLNQRRARHIITLEDPIEFLHTSRCCLIQQREIGRHSEGFAGALRAALREDPDVLLLGELRDGETIRLALTAAETGHLVLATLHTRRAVQAVDRLVDVFPAEEKAFVRAQLAASLQAVVAQKLLPGAQRGRVALFEILLATPAVSNLIREGKTHQLPSLLQTGSQVGMQTFEQSYRQRCREGALPDDGADDAAS, from the coding sequence ATGGATGTGAGTGAATGGGTGAACGCTAGTGTAAAACAGAACGTATCCGATCTGCACCTGTGCAGCGGTCATCCGCCGGTGTGGCGTATCGACGGGCAATTGGTGACGGATGTTACCCGGCCGCCGTTGCAGCACGCCGAACTGGAACAGTGGTGTCAGCATTGGCTGGATCCGGCCTGCGAACAACAGTTGCAGCAATACGGACAAACCGATTGTGCGTTAACCCTGCCGGGAGGACAACGGTTACGCGCCAATCTGTTTATGCAGCGTCACGGCTTGTCGGCCGCGCTGCGCTTGATTCCGTCGCAGCAGCCTGACTTGCCGGCGCTGGGCGCGCCGCCGGTGGTAGCGGAGTTGGTCGATCGCGATGATGGTCTGATTCTGGTGACGGGGGCGACCGGCAGCGGTAAATCCACCACGCTGGCGGCGATGATCGCCGTGCTGAATCAGCGCCGGGCGCGACACATTATTACGCTGGAAGACCCGATAGAGTTTCTGCATACCAGCCGGTGTTGCCTGATCCAGCAGCGGGAAATCGGCCGTCATAGCGAGGGGTTCGCCGGTGCTTTGCGGGCCGCGTTACGCGAAGACCCGGATGTCCTGCTGCTGGGCGAGTTGCGCGATGGCGAAACCATTCGGCTGGCGCTGACGGCGGCGGAAACCGGCCATCTGGTGTTGGCGACGCTGCATACCCGGCGGGCCGTTCAGGCGGTAGACCGGCTGGTGGATGTATTCCCCGCCGAGGAGAAAGCCTTTGTGCGGGCGCAACTGGCGGCGAGTTTGCAGGCGGTGGTGGCGCAGAAATTACTGCCGGGCGCTCAGCGCGGGCGCGTGGCGTTGTTCGAGATACTGCTTGCTACGCCAGCGGTCAGCAACCTGATCCGCGAAGGCAAAACCCACCAGTTGCCTAGCCTGTTGCAAACCGGCAGCCAGGTGGGGATGCAAACCTTTGAGCAGAGTTATCGGCAGCGCTGCCGGGAAGGGGCGCTGCCGGATGATGGCGCTGACGACGCCGCATCATGA
- a CDS encoding XTP/dITP diphosphatase: MQNVVLATGNAGKVRELAGLLADFGLDVVAQTTLGVDSAEETGLTFIENAILKARHAARETGLPALADDSGLAVDALGGAPGIYSARYAGEDAGDQQNLDKLLAALDNVPDEQRQASFHCVLVYLRHAEDPTPLVCHGRWQGVIARAPAGEGGFGYDPIFFVPQLGKTAAELSREEKNAHSHRGQALRQLLDALRHA, encoded by the coding sequence ATGCAAAACGTGGTCTTAGCCACCGGCAACGCCGGTAAAGTGCGTGAACTCGCCGGTCTGCTGGCGGATTTTGGTCTCGACGTGGTGGCGCAAACCACGCTGGGCGTCGACTCCGCCGAAGAAACCGGTTTGACCTTTATCGAAAACGCTATTCTGAAAGCACGTCACGCCGCACGCGAAACCGGCCTGCCCGCCCTCGCCGATGATTCGGGCCTGGCGGTGGACGCGCTGGGCGGCGCGCCGGGTATTTACTCCGCTCGCTATGCCGGAGAAGACGCCGGCGACCAGCAGAATCTGGACAAGCTGCTGGCGGCGCTCGACAACGTGCCGGACGAGCAGCGTCAGGCCAGCTTCCACTGCGTGCTGGTGTATCTGCGCCACGCCGAGGACCCGACGCCGCTGGTATGCCACGGTCGCTGGCAGGGTGTCATCGCCCGCGCGCCTGCCGGTGAAGGCGGCTTCGGCTACGACCCGATATTCTTCGTGCCGCAGCTCGGCAAAACCGCCGCCGAGCTCAGTCGCGAAGAGAAAAACGCCCACTCCCACCGCGGCCAGGCGCTGCGCCAGTTGCTGGATGCGCTGCGACATGCTTAA
- the proC gene encoding pyrroline-5-carboxylate reductase encodes MEHRKIAFIGAGNMAQAIIAGLMAGGYPAGLVSVSAPSATHRGQLAARYGITSLSDNAACARDADVVVLAVKPQLMAEVCDGLAQQVDFSNKLVLSIAAGVNVARFRQLLGASLNIVRIMPNTPSLVGRGMSGLYAPAEVNDTDRAFAADLMQSVGKLCWVSDESHINGVIAAAGSAPAYFFLFMEAMQQEAIRQGFDADTARLLVQQAASGAAALVEASPDTPLATLRENVTSKGGTTAEALRVFNERQLGQTVADAMQAAIHRAKEMESLF; translated from the coding sequence ATGGAACACCGTAAAATAGCCTTTATTGGCGCGGGCAATATGGCGCAGGCGATCATCGCCGGTTTGATGGCGGGCGGTTATCCGGCCGGCCTGGTCAGCGTCAGCGCGCCGTCCGCCACCCACCGGGGGCAACTTGCCGCCCGCTATGGTATTACCAGCCTGAGCGATAATGCCGCCTGTGCCCGCGACGCCGACGTGGTGGTGCTGGCGGTTAAACCCCAGTTGATGGCGGAGGTCTGTGATGGACTGGCGCAACAGGTGGATTTCAGCAACAAGCTGGTGTTATCAATCGCCGCCGGCGTCAATGTCGCCCGCTTTCGTCAGTTACTGGGCGCCTCGCTCAATATCGTACGCATCATGCCGAATACGCCGTCGCTGGTGGGTCGCGGCATGAGCGGGTTGTACGCGCCGGCCGAGGTTAACGACACCGATCGCGCCTTCGCCGCCGACCTGATGCAGAGCGTCGGCAAGCTGTGCTGGGTGTCAGACGAGTCGCACATTAACGGCGTGATTGCCGCCGCCGGCAGCGCGCCGGCCTATTTCTTCCTGTTTATGGAAGCGATGCAACAGGAAGCTATCCGTCAGGGATTCGACGCCGATACCGCCCGATTGCTGGTTCAGCAAGCCGCCAGCGGCGCAGCGGCGCTGGTGGAAGCCAGCCCGGATACCCCGTTGGCCACCTTGCGGGAGAACGTCACCTCGAAAGGCGGCACCACCGCCGAAGCGTTACGCGTATTCAATGAGCGTCAGTTGGGCCAGACTGTCGCTGACGCTATGCAGGCCGCCATACACCGGGCAAAGGAAATGGAATCGCTGTTCTGA
- a CDS encoding entericidin A/B family lipoprotein → MKTLILLVATLFMATALSGCNTARGFGQDVQKLGSTISHSAS, encoded by the coding sequence ATGAAAACCCTTATCTTACTGGTCGCAACCCTATTCATGGCGACCGCATTAAGCGGCTGCAACACCGCTCGTGGATTTGGTCAGGACGTTCAGAAGCTCGGCAGCACCATTTCCCATTCCGCCAGTTAA
- a CDS encoding YggS family pyridoxal phosphate-dependent enzyme, producing MTISTVTTPTVRENLQDVRQKISAAAQYCGRAPEEITLLAVSKTKPVSAIEEAIAAGQQAFGENYVQEGVDKVRYFQTHQPDTALEWHFIGPLQSNKSRLVAEHFDWCHTIDRLRIAQRLSEQRPPHLPPLNVLLQVNISREASKSGILADELAELAASVAQLPNLRLRGLMAIPAPETEHARQLAIFRQMTELFLQLKADYGTLDTLSMGMTDDMAAAIEAGSTMVRIGTAIFGARDYPR from the coding sequence ATGACGATATCGACAGTCACGACACCGACAGTCCGGGAAAACTTACAGGACGTCCGGCAGAAAATCTCAGCAGCGGCGCAGTATTGCGGACGGGCGCCGGAAGAAATTACGCTGCTTGCAGTCAGCAAAACCAAACCTGTGAGCGCTATCGAAGAAGCGATTGCCGCCGGCCAGCAGGCGTTTGGCGAAAACTATGTACAGGAAGGGGTGGATAAGGTGCGTTATTTTCAGACGCATCAGCCGGATACGGCGCTGGAATGGCACTTTATCGGGCCGTTACAGTCGAACAAGAGCCGCCTGGTGGCCGAGCATTTCGACTGGTGCCACACCATCGACCGGTTGCGCATCGCCCAGCGCCTGAGCGAGCAGCGCCCGCCGCATCTGCCGCCGCTCAACGTGCTGCTACAGGTCAATATCAGCCGGGAAGCGAGTAAATCCGGCATTTTGGCCGATGAACTGGCGGAACTGGCCGCCAGCGTGGCTCAGTTGCCGAATCTGCGGCTGCGCGGCCTGATGGCGATCCCCGCGCCGGAAACGGAGCACGCCCGGCAATTGGCGATATTTCGCCAAATGACCGAACTTTTTCTGCAACTCAAAGCGGATTATGGCACCTTGGATACCCTGTCGATGGGGATGACCGACGATATGGCGGCCGCTATTGAGGCCGGCAGCACGATGGTGCGCATCGGCACCGCCATTTTTGGCGCACGTGACTACCCCCGTTAA
- the lplT gene encoding lysophospholipid transporter LplT, whose protein sequence is MSHPSSPSSSLFSHGMNAVMVAQFFSAFGDNALLFATLALVKSLAYPDWSQPFLQMGFVAAYIVLAPFVGQFADSFAKGRVMMFANALKLAGALLICLGGNPFLGYTLVGLGAAAYSPAKYGILGEITRGDQLVKANGLMEASTIAAILIGSVVGGVLADWHIYGALAVCALAYGIALAANLLIPKLAAARPGASWHPARMTRSFFDACRVLWRNGETRFSLVGTSMFWGAGVTLRFLLVLWVPLALGINDNSTPTLLNAMVAVGIVVGAAAAGKLVTLKTVRRCLPAGVLIGVMVVVFTLQHSLISAYACLLVLGALGGFFIVPLNALLQERGRESVGAGNAIAVQNLGENGAMLLMLALYSLAVKVGVPVLAIGVGFGVLFALAIAGLWVWVQVTQWRRRPEPAVMNTSDKSE, encoded by the coding sequence ATGAGTCACCCGAGTTCTCCTTCGTCGTCGCTGTTTTCCCACGGTATGAATGCGGTGATGGTGGCGCAGTTTTTCTCCGCCTTCGGCGATAACGCGCTGCTATTCGCCACGCTGGCGCTGGTGAAATCGCTGGCGTATCCGGACTGGAGCCAGCCTTTCCTACAGATGGGATTCGTCGCCGCTTATATCGTGCTGGCGCCGTTTGTCGGCCAGTTCGCCGACAGTTTCGCCAAAGGGCGGGTGATGATGTTTGCCAACGCCCTGAAGCTGGCCGGTGCGTTGCTGATCTGCCTGGGCGGCAACCCGTTTCTGGGTTACACGCTGGTGGGGCTGGGCGCGGCGGCCTATTCTCCGGCCAAGTACGGCATTCTGGGGGAAATCACCCGCGGCGATCAGTTGGTGAAAGCCAACGGCCTGATGGAAGCCTCCACCATCGCGGCTATTCTTATCGGGTCGGTGGTGGGCGGCGTACTGGCCGACTGGCATATCTACGGTGCGCTGGCGGTGTGTGCGCTGGCTTACGGTATTGCGCTAGCCGCCAACCTGCTGATTCCGAAACTGGCGGCCGCGCGCCCCGGCGCATCCTGGCACCCGGCGCGTATGACCCGTTCATTCTTTGACGCCTGTCGCGTACTGTGGCGCAACGGCGAAACCCGTTTTTCGCTGGTCGGTACCAGCATGTTCTGGGGCGCGGGCGTGACGCTGCGTTTCCTGCTGGTGCTGTGGGTGCCGCTGGCGCTGGGCATCAACGACAATTCGACGCCGACGCTGCTCAACGCCATGGTGGCGGTGGGGATTGTGGTCGGCGCGGCGGCGGCCGGTAAGCTGGTGACGCTGAAAACCGTGCGACGCTGCCTGCCCGCCGGGGTGCTGATCGGCGTGATGGTGGTGGTGTTCACCCTGCAACATAGCCTGATCAGCGCGTACGCCTGCCTGTTGGTGTTGGGCGCGCTGGGCGGCTTTTTTATCGTGCCGCTCAATGCGTTGTTGCAGGAGCGCGGCCGGGAAAGTGTAGGCGCCGGCAACGCCATCGCGGTGCAGAATTTAGGTGAAAACGGCGCCATGTTGTTGATGCTGGCGCTCTACTCGCTGGCGGTGAAGGTCGGCGTGCCGGTATTGGCGATTGGCGTCGGCTTCGGCGTGTTGTTTGCGCTGGCGATTGCCGGGCTGTGGGTTTGGGTGCAGGTGACCCAGTGGCGTCGTCGGCCGGAACCTGCGGTCATGAATACCTCCGATAAGAGTGAATAA
- a CDS encoding GNAT family N-acetyltransferase: protein MSLIWHDWGVKDLNLYALYDILRLRNQVFVVEQRCAYQDLDGLDLVDDNRHVTAWQNGRLIACARLLVPHDRQDVVTIGRVVVAPEVRGQRLGHQLLMHAQAACVRHWPGRVQYLSAQAHLQHFYQQFGFVVCGDGYDEDGIPHVPMRTAG, encoded by the coding sequence ATGAGTCTGATTTGGCATGACTGGGGGGTAAAAGACCTGAACCTGTATGCGCTGTATGACATTCTGCGCCTGCGTAACCAGGTCTTTGTGGTGGAACAGCGGTGTGCTTATCAGGATTTGGACGGGCTGGATCTGGTCGATGACAACCGCCATGTGACGGCCTGGCAAAACGGCAGGCTGATCGCCTGCGCGCGCTTGCTGGTGCCTCATGATCGGCAGGACGTGGTGACCATCGGCCGGGTAGTGGTGGCTCCCGAGGTACGAGGCCAGCGGCTCGGGCATCAGTTACTGATGCATGCGCAGGCCGCCTGTGTGCGCCACTGGCCGGGACGGGTGCAATACCTGTCCGCGCAGGCGCATTTACAGCATTTCTACCAGCAATTCGGTTTTGTGGTATGTGGCGATGGCTACGACGAGGATGGCATTCCCCACGTGCCGATGCGAACGGCGGGATAA
- a CDS encoding YggT family protein, with amino-acid sequence MLTLTFLVKTLVDLYVMVLLLRIWMQWARSDFYNPLAQFVVKLTQPIIGPLRRIIPSLGPIDSASLLLAFLLTTLKYPLLLLIQVGSLSLSPINLLVGLLALIKSAGYLVFWIVIIRSLMSWVSQGRSPVDYMLHQLTEPLMGPVRRILPSTGGLDFAPMVVILVLYLLNYLGMDFFPGLWLLL; translated from the coding sequence ATGCTTACCCTGACTTTTCTGGTCAAGACCCTGGTTGACCTGTACGTGATGGTGTTACTGCTGCGTATCTGGATGCAGTGGGCGCGCAGCGACTTTTATAACCCGCTGGCGCAGTTCGTGGTGAAACTCACCCAGCCGATCATCGGCCCGTTGCGCCGTATTATCCCGTCGCTGGGGCCTATCGACAGCGCGTCGCTGCTGTTGGCGTTTCTGCTCACCACGCTGAAGTACCCGTTACTGCTGTTGATTCAGGTCGGTTCGCTGTCGCTCAGCCCGATCAACTTGCTGGTGGGGCTACTGGCGCTGATCAAATCCGCCGGTTATCTGGTGTTCTGGATAGTGATCATTCGCTCGCTGATGAGCTGGGTCAGCCAGGGCCGCAGCCCGGTGGACTACATGCTGCATCAGTTGACTGAGCCGCTGATGGGGCCGGTGCGCCGCATTCTGCCGTCGACCGGCGGGCTGGATTTCGCACCGATGGTGGTAATTCTGGTGCTGTACCTGCTGAACTACCTCGGCATGGATTTCTTCCCGGGGCTATGGTTACTGCTGTGA